In one Novosphingobium humi genomic region, the following are encoded:
- a CDS encoding nuclear transport factor 2 family protein: MRAAWLMALALPAQTQNPAQAQERTDPAVADAVMATVRSYVDNLNKGNTAGVVAACAKESAIVDEFAPYEWHGADTCARWVSALTAHNKAIGLTKGVNTLRKPRRIDVAGDRAYVVVPADFRYTLNGQQGAEIDATFTVALHKEAAGWRITGWAWSRPELDFDY; the protein is encoded by the coding sequence ATGAGGGCTGCCTGGCTGATGGCGCTTGCCTTGCCTGCGCAAACACAGAACCCGGCACAGGCGCAGGAACGGACCGATCCGGCCGTGGCCGATGCGGTGATGGCAACCGTGCGCAGTTATGTCGACAATCTGAACAAGGGCAACACGGCCGGGGTCGTCGCGGCATGCGCCAAAGAATCGGCCATTGTCGACGAATTTGCCCCGTATGAATGGCATGGGGCCGATACCTGCGCCCGCTGGGTTTCGGCACTGACGGCGCATAACAAGGCCATCGGGCTGACCAAGGGTGTGAACACGCTACGCAAACCGCGGCGGATCGATGTGGCCGGGGATCGCGCCTATGTCGTGGTTCCGGCCGATTTCCGCTATACTTTGAATGGCCAGCAAGGCGCGGAAATCGACGCGACCTTTACCGTTGCGCTGCACAAGGAAGCTGCGGGCTGGCGAATTACCGGCTGGGCATGGTCGCGGCCAGAGCTGGATTTCGACTACTGA